A region from the Acipenser ruthenus chromosome 13, fAciRut3.2 maternal haplotype, whole genome shotgun sequence genome encodes:
- the LOC117417866 gene encoding nodal homolog: MNLLRIVSVLIHSSLLLTQETNKAGYGSLDSVPGVSVPKRSSGYHFPPYMMHLYRSLKSANQSGVSKDDEQKAVVKEPDTVRSVIAKSFEQIGNRWIATFDFSSLLTDEELQMAELRIRLPRFLTSADSSVEIRHTHEYPCKNGICRDQQHIGLFSVSSVMNSSTNWKVYNVTELLTGWFNTNMYPNKLRIKTTKKVKPVRVNPRGHRITLSSTESPQDQHAVNDRVLVVVYSNLKAEGGPPASLLRTAEQSKFVVGDTEGEDKQQKRHKRNRKQRNWPINPPPEHGAVNRKPLCRRVDLHIDFNQIGWGSWIVFPKRYNAYRCEGECPTPVGEDFKPTNHAYMQSLLKHYHPDRVPSPCCVPTKMSSLSMLYHENGEVVLRHHEEMIVEECGCH; the protein is encoded by the exons ATGAATCTACTCAGAATTGTAAGTGTTCTTATCCATTCGTCTCTGCTTTTGACACAAGAGACCAACAAGGCTGGATATGGCTCTTTGGATTCAGTACCAGGGGTCTCTGTACCCAAGCGTTCTTCTGGATATCACTTTCCTCCTTACATGATGCATCTTTATAGAAGTTTGAAGTCTGCAAATCAGTCTGGAGTTTCGAAAGACGATGAGCAAAAAGCAGTGGTGAAAGAACCCGACACTGTCAGAAGCGTAATTGCAAAAA gttttgAACAAATTGGAAATCGATGGATCGCCACGTTTGATTTTTCTTCACTGCTCACAGACGAAGAACTTCAGATGGCTGAGCTAAGAATCAGGCTGCCCAGATTTCTGACTTCTGCCGATTCCTCAGTGGAAATCCGCCACACACATGAATATCCCTGTAAGAATGGAATTTGCCGCGATCAGCAGCACATTGGTTTATTCTCTGTATCATCGGTGATGAACTCATCCACCAACTGGAAAGTCTACAATGTAACGGAACTATTAACTGGCTGGTTTAACACAAACATGTATCCCAACAAGTTAAGAATTAAGACAACAAAGAAAGTGAAACCAGTCAGGGTGAACCCACGGGGCCATAGAATCACCCTGTCTTCCACGGAAAGCCCACAAGATCAGCATGCTGTCAACGACAGGGTCTTAGTGGTTGTCTATTCCAACTTGAAAGCAGAAGGAGGACCCCCGGCCAGCCTGCTCCGTACAGCGGAACAGTCCAAATTTGTGGTTGGTGACACAGAGGGTGAAGATAAACAGCAAAAAAGACACAAACGCAACAGAAAACAGAGAAACTGGCCTATAAACCCCCCACCTGAACACGGGGCGGTCAATAGAAAACCCCTTTGTCGTAGAGTGGATTTACACATAGATTTTAATCAAATTGGCTGGGGCTCATGGATTGTCTTCCCCAAGAGATACAATGCATACCGCTGCGAAGGTGAGTGCCCTACCCCTGTTGGAGAGGATTTCAAGCCCACGAATCATGCGTACATGCAG AGCCTGCTGAAGCATTACCACCCTGACCGGGTTCCCTCTCCATGCTGTGTCCCTACCAAAATGAGCTCACTGAGCATGCTCTATCATGAGAACGGGGAGGTGGTGCTCCGCCATCACGAGGAAATGATTGTGGAAGAATGTGGCTGCCACTGA